CTCGAAGTCCTGCTGCCACGACTCATAGTCGGGGTGATGGTACAGCAGCGCGGCGTAGGCCGCCTGCTGCTCGGGCGTGAGCGAGCGATACGCCAGCGCCGCGATCATCATGTGACCGTTGCTGCTCCAGGCGAGCGCGGAGGCCGGCGCGAGCAGGGCGAGCGCAACGAGGACGGCGCCCCAGAAGGGCGCGCGTCCGGGCCGGCGAACCGCCGTATGTGATGTCATGAGGGGCATGAAAACGCGTAGGGTTTAACCGTCGGCGCGCCGAATGGTAAAGGTGGCGCGTTTGAGCACTTCGCCTTCGGACGACTGCACTTCGACTTCCCAGATCCCTTCGCCCTGCGCCAGCAGCGCCTCGGTCGAACGTCCGCTCCAGGTCCGCCACGACGCGGCGCCGACCTCGAGCTTGACGCGGCGTTTCTCCTCGCCGTTGAAGGACCAGATGTGGTAGACGTGCGTCGGCGGACGGGCGCCCTCGATCCGGGTATGGCAATAAATCATGTCGGGCCGGCTGGTGAACGTCGTTCCCGTTCCAACAAGCTCCCGGTCTTCGATACCCGTACCGAAGCGGATTGATTCGACGACGACGACCTGGCCGTCCTGCGCCCGAACGCGCGCCGGCGAGATCGCCAGGGCGGTGAGCGCCATCAACAGGGTAAACCAATTCATGATAGCGTAGCGATTGAATTCCATCAGGATGCGCACCAGCTCCATCGCCGGCCCCGTCCACCCGGAGGCTCGATGGACTGGCGCGTCCGAGGCCGTGGTCGCCTCGATAAGTAGGTCATTACGTACGCGGGGCGATGCGAACCAGACCCGAAAGCCGCCTTGCGCGCCCGGTCCTTCCGCTCGTTCGGTATCGGGTTTGCAAATTTGCCCCTCCAGCCCCGAGAATGCCTCGATGAGCGCGCCGCATGGGCGCATCGAACTTCTGCTCCGGAAAGACATGCCATCGCTCCTGAAAAAAACGACGGCCGGCACCATCGTGCTCACCCTCGTCTTCGTTTCCCTTCTCTTCCTGCCGCTGCCCGGGCTCGCGCCGTCGCAAACGCCGGTCGACGTCGCCCGCGCGATCGAAACGCGCGGCCTCGAGCACTTCGAACGCATCGTCGAGGGCCAAAACCTGGATCGCCCCTTCCCGGAGATGCCCGTCCGGCCCGACAATCCGCTGACGGCGGAACGCGTCGAACTCGGCCGGCTGCTCTTTTTCGACCCGGTCCTCTCGGGCGGCAACGACATTTCGTGCGCCACGTGCCATCATCCCGACCTCGGCTTTTCCGACAACCGGCTGACCTCGATGGGCGTCGGCGGCCGGCACCTGGGCCGCGGGCGCACCGGGGGCGCCTCGCTGCGCCGCAACGCCCCGACCCTCTGGAACGCCGCGTTCAACCACCGCCAGTTCTGGGACGGGCGCGCGGCGGACCTCGAAGCACAGGCGGCCGGGCCGATCCAGGACCCGAGCGAAATGGCGCAGGACCCCGACGAACTGGTCCGCGAACTCGAACGCATCCCCGCCTACGTCCGCGCCTTCCGGGAGGCGTTCGAGGACGCCGGCGATGCCCCGATCTCGTTCGAGCGCGTGACCTATGCCATCGCCGCCTTCGAGCGGACGCTCACGTCGCGGAACGCGCGCTACGACCGCTACGCCGCCGGCGACCGCAGCGCGCTCTCGCCGTCCGAACGCCGCGGCCTCGACCTGTTTCGCTCCCTCAAGACCCGCTGCTTCGAGTGCCACAACCTGCCCACGTTCGCGAACCCCGACTTCAAGATCATCGGCGTGCCGGACGGGGACCTGGAACCCGACCTCGGCCGCGCCGAGGTGGAGGGCCAGGGCTACGAACGCGCTTTCAAGGTGCCCACGCTGCGCAATGTCGCGCTGACGGCGCCGTACATGCACAACGGCGTGTTCGAGACGCTGGGCGAGGTGCTCGATTTCTACGGCGGCGGCGGCGGACGGGGGCTGGGCGACACGATCCCGAACCAGGACGACAAGATCCGCCCGTTCACACTCACCGTGCGCGAAAAAGACGACCTGATCAATTTCCTCCACGCGCTGACCGACGAGTCGGCGCGGCCGGCGATTCCGGAGCGGGTGCCGTCCGGCCTGCCGGTCGTGCCCCGGCTCGAGAACGAGTCGGCCGAGTTGCGCTACCATCAGGCCTCGCCCCCGCCGCAGGAGGCCGTCCCCGTGCGCCGGGTCGGCCGGACGCTGTACGTCGATTACGGCCAGCGCATCCAGCATGCGCTCGACGCGGCGCAGCCGGGCGACACGATCAGCGTCGCGCCGGGCATCTACCGGGAAACGCTGTCGCTCGACGTGTCGAACATCACCCTGATGGGCGTGCAGGAAGGCGATCTCCGGCCCATCCTGGACGGGCAGGGCATCCTGGCGGACGGTATCGTCGGATCGGGCAGCCACATCGCGATCGTCGGCTTCACCGTGCGCAACTACACGGCGAACGGCGTTATGATCGACCGCGCGATGGACGTCGTATTCCGGGAGTTGTATCTGGAGAACACCGGGCTCTACGGTCTGTATCCCGTGGAAGTGGTGGGGGTGACGATCGAGCGATGCCGCGTCACCGGCGCGCGGGACGCCGGCATCTACGTGGGGCAATCCAAAAACATCATCGTCCGCGAGAATACGGTGTACGGGAACGTGACCGGCATCGAAATCGAGAACTCGGTGGACGCCCTCGTCGAGAACAACGACGTGCACGACAACGCCGGCGGCATCCTCGTTTTCCTGCTGCCGAACAACCCGTCCAAGATCTCCCGCGGGGCCGTGGTCCGGGCCAACCGG
The Rhodothermales bacterium genome window above contains:
- a CDS encoding parallel beta-helix domain-containing protein, which translates into the protein MPSLLKKTTAGTIVLTLVFVSLLFLPLPGLAPSQTPVDVARAIETRGLEHFERIVEGQNLDRPFPEMPVRPDNPLTAERVELGRLLFFDPVLSGGNDISCATCHHPDLGFSDNRLTSMGVGGRHLGRGRTGGASLRRNAPTLWNAAFNHRQFWDGRAADLEAQAAGPIQDPSEMAQDPDELVRELERIPAYVRAFREAFEDAGDAPISFERVTYAIAAFERTLTSRNARYDRYAAGDRSALSPSERRGLDLFRSLKTRCFECHNLPTFANPDFKIIGVPDGDLEPDLGRAEVEGQGYERAFKVPTLRNVALTAPYMHNGVFETLGEVLDFYGGGGGRGLGDTIPNQDDKIRPFTLTVREKDDLINFLHALTDESARPAIPERVPSGLPVVPRLENESAELRYHQASPPPQEAVPVRRVGRTLYVDYGQRIQHALDAAQPGDTISVAPGIYRETLSLDVSNITLMGVQEGDLRPILDGQGILADGIVGSGSHIAIVGFTVRNYTANGVMIDRAMDVVFRELYLENTGLYGLYPVEVVGVTIERCRVTGARDAGIYVGQSKNIIVRENTVYGNVTGIEIENSVDALVENNDVHDNAGGILVFLLPNNPSKISRGAVVRANRVYSNNHENFADPDAIVKRVPSGTGVMILAADAVRVSGNEVINNQSAGIALLGLDSVFGAGTAYDVDPFPDDNLIYDNTLEANGLSPDVRVLEAGLHGADLLWDLSGTNNSWDQPEATRLPYTLPASTWSPMLRRANDRVWRLLASL
- a CDS encoding DUF2914 domain-containing protein, translating into MNWFTLLMALTALAISPARVRAQDGQVVVVESIRFGTGIEDRELVGTGTTFTSRPDMIYCHTRIEGARPPTHVYHIWSFNGEEKRRVKLEVGAASWRTWSGRSTEALLAQGEGIWEVEVQSSEGEVLKRATFTIRRADG